A genomic segment from Actinomadura hallensis encodes:
- a CDS encoding terpene synthase family protein — MIINVGGVVDISLLFSMSDRVPALATPSAMHPESWQLGAQVETWARGRGLVLGDPDTSPLGRARCERLAARIFPSADLAAVELFARWLTWTLALDDTMDHPPLADSGSAVHALYDDLLRAMRRGHARPGARPLEGALVELWQATSKGMSRDWRRRFMLHLEAHRDGCAEESVNRRIRHVPTEKEFPPLRRRACGPFLYDLVEPVLGVELPGRLLRTPRWKTLADGIADVVAWSNDLASHDLEAARGDNHDLPAVLARAQGVDAEQAAAAVADRIADRLEEAWTAARRLPEMLDRLELTVAQRSAAAQVVKALLATPRAHLDWLAESGRYEPPAGPGPLRLDALASLR, encoded by the coding sequence ATGATCATTAACGTGGGCGGTGTCGTGGACATCTCCCTTCTCTTCTCGATGAGCGACCGGGTGCCCGCGCTGGCCACGCCGTCGGCCATGCACCCCGAGTCGTGGCAGCTGGGCGCGCAGGTGGAGACCTGGGCGCGCGGCCGGGGGCTGGTGCTCGGGGATCCGGACACCTCGCCCCTGGGCCGGGCCCGTTGCGAGCGGCTCGCCGCGCGGATCTTCCCGTCCGCGGACCTGGCCGCCGTCGAGCTGTTCGCGCGGTGGCTCACCTGGACGCTCGCGCTCGACGACACCATGGACCACCCGCCGCTCGCCGACAGCGGCAGCGCGGTCCACGCCCTGTACGACGACCTGCTGCGCGCCATGCGGCGCGGCCACGCGCGGCCGGGGGCGCGGCCGCTGGAGGGCGCGCTGGTGGAGCTGTGGCAGGCCACGTCCAAGGGGATGAGCCGCGACTGGCGCCGCCGGTTCATGCTGCACCTGGAGGCGCACCGGGACGGCTGCGCGGAGGAGTCGGTCAACCGCCGCATCCGGCACGTCCCGACCGAGAAGGAGTTCCCGCCGCTGCGGCGCCGGGCGTGCGGGCCGTTCCTGTACGACCTCGTGGAGCCCGTCCTCGGCGTCGAGCTGCCCGGGCGGCTGCTGCGGACGCCGCGGTGGAAGACGCTCGCGGACGGCATCGCCGACGTGGTGGCCTGGTCCAACGACCTCGCGTCCCACGACCTGGAGGCGGCGCGCGGCGACAACCACGACCTTCCCGCCGTCCTGGCCAGGGCGCAGGGGGTGGACGCCGAGCAGGCGGCCGCCGCCGTCGCCGACCGGATCGCGGACCGCCTGGAGGAGGCCTGGACGGCGGCGCGCCGGCTCCCCGAGATGCTCGACCGGCTGGAGCTGACCGTCGCGCAGCGCTCCGCCGCCGCCCAGGTCGTCAAGGCCCTGCTGGCCACGCCCCGCGCCCACCTGGACTGGCTGGCCGAGTCGGGCCGCTACGAGCCCCCCGCCGGCCCGGGTCCGCTGCGCCTGGACGCCCTCGCCTCGCTCCGGTGA